The Malus domestica chromosome 06, GDT2T_hap1 genome has a segment encoding these proteins:
- the LOC139197005 gene encoding proline--tRNA ligase, chloroplastic/mitochondrial-like, translated as MVVSLRIPSLSSLFSPSISRRPPALLRRRHHHIRTPVCSASFSGQSTVYKTNDRVDTPTQKNNRVVDRAVTPRSQDFNAWYLDVIEQAELADYGPVRGTMVIRPYGYAIWEAIQDYLNVKFKETGHSNMYFPQFIPYSFIEKEASHVEGFSPELAVVTIGGGKELEEKLVVRPTSETIVNHMFTQWIHSYRDLPLMVNQWANVTRWEMRTKPFVRTLEFLWQEGHTAHATSEEAEKEAIQMIDVYTKFAYEETAIPVIAGRKSKIETFAGAVRTYTIEAMMGDRKALQAGTSHNLGQNFSRAFGTQFTDESGQRQHVWQTSWAVSTRFVGGIIMTHGDDTGLMLPPKIAPIQVVITPIWKKDDDREGVLNAASSVKEALQTADIRVKLDDSDQRTPGWKFNFWEMKGVPLRIELGPRDVSSQTVVICKRDVPGKQGKVFGISMEPSVLKAYVKDKLDEIQSSLLEKAKSFRDSNIVDVSSYDELKVAISQGKWARGPWSASDKDELKVKEETGATIRCFPFEQPQGIKTCLMTGNRAEEVAIFAKSY; from the exons ATGGTCGTGTCACTGAGAATCCCTTCTCTGAGCTCACTCTTCTCCCCCTCCATCTCCCGCCGTCCTCCGGCACTTCTCCGCCGTCGCCACCACCACATCCGAACACCCGTATGCTCCGCCTCTTTCTCCGGTCAGAGCACGGTGTACAAAACCAATGACCGAGTCGACACTCCGACTCAGAAGAACAACCGAGTCGTGGACCGAGCCGTCACTCCTCGGTCGCAGGACTTCAATGCTTGGTACCTCGATGTCATTGAGCAAGCCGAGCTCGCCGATTACGGTCCGGTTCGCGGTACCATGGTCATTCGTCCGTACGGTTACGCCATATGGGAAGCCATTCAG GATTATCTGAATGTGAAATTCAAAGAGACTGGCCACAGTAACATGTATTTCCCACAG TTTATACCGTATTCGTTTATAGAGAAAGAAGCTAGCCATGTTGAAGGGTTTAGTCCTGAATTAGCAGTGGTGACAATAGGAGGAGGGAAGGAGCTTGAAGAAAAACTTGTG GTTCGACCCACAAGTGAAACCATAGTAAATCACATGTTCACTCAGTGGATTCATAGTTACCGTGATCTTCCCCTTATGGTTAACCAA TGGGCAAATGTGACAAGATGGGAGATGCGGACGAAACCTTTTGTGAGGACACTTGAATTTCTCTGGCAGGAGGGACATACTGCTCATGCTACTTCGGAGGAGGCAGAGAAAGAG GCTATACAGATGATTGACGTGTATACAAAGTTTGCTTATGAGGAAACTGCAATACCTGTTATTGCAGGTCGAAAGTCAAAAATTGAAACATTTGCTGGTGCTGTTAGGACCTATACAATAGAGGCTATGATGGGTGATAGGAAGGCGCTACAGGCTGGCACCAGCCACAATCTTGGGCAGAACTTCTCTCGTGCCTTTGGAACACAG TTTACTGATGAAAGTGGACAGAGGCAACATGTGTGGCAGACTTCTTGGGCAGTTAGTACCCGTTTTGTTGGTGGTATTATCATGACCCATGGAGATGATACAGGTTTAATGCTTCCCCCAAAGATTGCACCGATACAG GTGGTGATCACACCAATTTGGAAGAAGGATGATGATAGAGAAGGAGTTCTGAATGCTGCATCATCCGTAAAAGAAGCATTGCAGACTGCAGACATTAGAGTTAAACTCGATGACTCTGATCAGAGAACCCCAGGATggaaattcaatttctgggagaTGAAG GGAGTCCCTTTAAGAATTGAATTGGGTCCTCGTGATGTTTCAAGCCAGACTGTGGTTATATGTAAAAGAGATGTTCCTGGAAAACAAGGGAAAGTCTTCGGAATATCAATGGAGCCCTCAGTTTTGAAGGCTTATGTCAAGGACAAGTTGGATGAGATCCAGTCATCACTTTTGGAAAAAGCAAAATCATTCCGAGATAG tAATATTGTGGATGTCAGCTCATATGACGAACTCAAAGTTGCAATCTCCCAGGGAAAATGGGCAAGAGGTCCTTGGTCAGCTAG TGACAAAGATGAGTTAAAAGTAAAAGAAGAAACAGGGGCAACCATTAGGTGTTTTCCTTTCGAACAGCCGCAAGGGATTAAAACATGTTTGATGACTGGTAACCGTGCGGAGGAAGTAGCTATTTTTGCAAAGTCCTACTAA